One Phycisphaera mikurensis NBRC 102666 DNA window includes the following coding sequences:
- a CDS encoding sodium:solute symporter family transporter translates to MQPLDYGIVVAYLVGLVAVGLALTRKAGRSGDDYFLAGRRTPWWALGASGMSSNLDAAGTITIITLLYLHGLQGFFIEMRGGVVLPIAVFLAFMGKWHMRSRVMTTGEWMLLRFGSGYQGRLARYVAAATYLVITVGMVVFFLAAAGKFLAVFLPFSVTTCAVAMAVIALAYTMASGLYGVVWTDVFQAGLIGFAAVYMSVLAFGYVTPELLADWPGAASNQVWPVFFGGLETPVVQGLDAAAPALGEEAGSRILYSPFIVFLIFWAGKGLLEGLGGSGGSAYMAQRFYAAKDGPTVQKLCMLWTVLFAFRWPMVLGFVILAIHLGIGSEDPEAILPQVLLSDLIPVGMTGVLVAAIFAASMSTFDSTINAGASYVVRDLWVPLRGEGSAKSQVYVGYAASILIVAAGLVLALALGGAVVDVWVTIVIQLFPAFLLPFALRWFWARFNGAGFAAGVATGFAASLGLELLKAPLAAAMPADFGVLSQHGELTDVFVIAFVTLGSAVGCLAGTYLFPATDEREARAFYEQVRPLGTWPSSWKADDRDEHRTDVVRLVVAVLWQVFTFLLPMALILHQWWESGVLAVLWIAGGLWLLRDLRRAEADDRLAVGP, encoded by the coding sequence ATGCAGCCGCTCGACTACGGGATCGTCGTCGCTTACCTCGTGGGGCTCGTGGCCGTGGGCCTCGCCCTCACGCGGAAGGCGGGCCGCAGCGGCGACGACTACTTCCTCGCGGGGCGCCGCACGCCCTGGTGGGCGCTGGGGGCGTCGGGCATGTCCAGCAACCTCGACGCCGCGGGCACGATCACGATCATCACGCTGCTCTACCTGCACGGGCTGCAGGGCTTCTTCATCGAGATGCGCGGCGGCGTGGTGCTGCCGATCGCGGTGTTCCTGGCCTTCATGGGCAAGTGGCACATGCGCTCGCGGGTGATGACCACGGGCGAGTGGATGCTTCTCCGGTTCGGCTCCGGCTATCAGGGTCGTCTGGCCCGCTACGTCGCCGCGGCGACGTACCTGGTGATCACCGTCGGCATGGTCGTGTTCTTCCTCGCCGCGGCGGGCAAGTTCCTCGCGGTCTTTCTGCCGTTCTCGGTGACGACCTGCGCCGTGGCGATGGCGGTGATCGCGCTCGCGTACACAATGGCCAGCGGGCTGTACGGGGTGGTCTGGACGGACGTCTTCCAGGCCGGGCTGATCGGTTTCGCGGCGGTGTACATGAGCGTGCTGGCCTTCGGGTACGTGACGCCGGAGCTGCTCGCCGACTGGCCGGGGGCGGCGAGCAACCAGGTCTGGCCGGTCTTCTTCGGCGGGCTGGAGACGCCGGTGGTGCAGGGGCTGGACGCCGCGGCGCCGGCGCTTGGAGAAGAGGCCGGCTCTCGGATCCTCTACTCCCCCTTCATCGTCTTCCTGATCTTCTGGGCGGGCAAGGGCCTGCTCGAGGGCCTCGGCGGCTCGGGCGGCTCGGCGTACATGGCCCAGCGCTTCTACGCGGCCAAGGACGGGCCGACGGTGCAGAAGCTCTGCATGCTCTGGACGGTGCTCTTCGCGTTCCGCTGGCCCATGGTGCTGGGCTTCGTGATCCTGGCGATCCACTTGGGGATCGGCAGCGAGGACCCCGAGGCGATCCTGCCGCAGGTGCTGCTGTCCGATCTGATCCCGGTGGGGATGACCGGCGTGCTGGTGGCGGCAATCTTCGCGGCGAGCATGAGCACCTTCGACTCGACGATCAACGCGGGGGCCAGCTACGTGGTCCGCGACCTGTGGGTGCCGCTGCGGGGCGAAGGCTCCGCGAAGTCGCAGGTCTACGTGGGCTACGCGGCGTCGATCCTGATCGTCGCCGCCGGGTTGGTGCTGGCGCTTGCGCTCGGCGGGGCGGTGGTCGACGTCTGGGTCACGATCGTGATCCAGCTGTTCCCGGCCTTCCTGCTGCCGTTCGCGCTGCGCTGGTTCTGGGCCCGCTTCAACGGCGCCGGCTTCGCGGCGGGCGTGGCCACCGGCTTCGCCGCTTCGCTGGGGCTCGAGTTGCTCAAGGCGCCACTGGCGGCGGCGATGCCCGCGGACTTCGGGGTGCTCAGCCAGCACGGCGAGCTGACCGACGTCTTCGTCATCGCTTTCGTGACGCTCGGCTCGGCCGTCGGCTGCCTCGCGGGCACGTACCTCTTCCCGGCGACCGACGAGCGCGAGGCCCGGGCCTTCTACGAGCAGGTCCGCCCGCTGGGCACCTGGCCCTCGAGCTGGAAGGCCGACGATCGGGACGAGCACCGCACCGACGTGGTGCGGCTGGTGGTGGCCGTGCTCTGGCAGGTCTTCACCTTCCTGCTGCCGATGGCGCTCATCCTCCACCAGTGGTGGGAGAGCGGCGTCCTGGCGGTCCTGTGGATCGCCGGCGGGCTGTGGTTGCTGCGGGATCTGCGGCGTGCGGAAGCGGATGACCGGCTGGCGGTGGGGCCGTGA
- a CDS encoding CPBP family intramembrane glutamic endopeptidase, whose translation MENDRRAALLFLLATVPLPTVGVTLSLVLFPEAWWSKAVFALAKAWLVAAPLAWLWLVEERRPRIPPFSWRGMGAANATGAVIFVAIGLAWIGFGRERVDAPAMAALMREAGLRNGWSFLAAAAYWCTVNSLIEEYFWRWWVYERLRAFAPAAAAVLVCGVLFTTHHVVVLDAYLPWELTLLGSLGVLIGGITWSWIYARYGNLYAAYVSHVWADVVIFWIGWEVLRGQVAPANA comes from the coding sequence ATGGAGAACGACCGACGCGCTGCGCTGCTCTTTCTGCTGGCGACGGTGCCGCTGCCGACGGTGGGGGTGACGCTCTCGCTGGTGCTCTTCCCGGAGGCTTGGTGGAGCAAGGCCGTTTTCGCGCTCGCGAAGGCCTGGCTCGTGGCGGCGCCGCTGGCGTGGCTGTGGCTGGTGGAGGAGCGGCGGCCGCGAATCCCGCCGTTTTCGTGGCGGGGCATGGGCGCGGCGAACGCGACGGGCGCGGTCATCTTCGTGGCCATCGGCCTCGCGTGGATCGGCTTCGGCCGCGAGCGTGTGGACGCGCCGGCGATGGCGGCACTGATGCGGGAGGCGGGGCTCCGCAACGGCTGGTCTTTTCTCGCCGCCGCCGCCTACTGGTGCACCGTGAACTCGCTGATCGAGGAGTACTTCTGGCGGTGGTGGGTCTACGAGCGGCTGCGGGCTTTCGCTCCCGCCGCCGCCGCCGTGCTCGTCTGCGGGGTGCTCTTCACCACGCACCACGTCGTCGTCCTCGACGCCTACTTGCCCTGGGAGCTGACGCTGCTCGGCTCGCTGGGCGTGCTGATCGGCGGCATCACCTGGAGCTGGATCTACGCCAGGTATGGCAACCTTTACGCGGCGTACGTCAGCCACGTCTGGGCGGACGTGGTCATCTTCTGGATCGGCTGGGAGGTGCTGCGCGGGCAGGTCGCGCCCGCGAACGCCTGA
- a CDS encoding flagellar FlbD family protein — translation MIRLTRLNQQPFVLNAELIRTVEETPDTTITLTTGDRMMVRESMDEVIARSVAYGRSLRRMLPVD, via the coding sequence ATGATCCGCCTCACCCGCCTCAACCAGCAGCCCTTCGTGCTCAACGCCGAGCTGATCCGCACGGTGGAGGAGACGCCCGACACCACCATCACGCTCACCACCGGCGACCGGATGATGGTGCGGGAGTCGATGGACGAGGTCATCGCCCGCTCGGTGGCGTACGGGCGGAGCCTGCGGCGGATGCTGCCGGTGGACTGA
- a CDS encoding flagellar hook protein FlgE yields the protein MALTNALFTGLTGLSAASTAVDVAGNNIANVNTTAFKRSRVTFETQISQTLRGASAPTGDLGGTNPTQVGRGVRVGAIEQDFSTGSVQPTGSATDVAIEGNGFFVVDHGGEQLYTRNGNFGLDRDYNLVTADGQKVQGFGVDDDFNVVEGVLRDISIPTGVLSIAEPTTEVKFAGNLNAGGDLATRGAITAFSPLFSDAAATTPAGAASGLDGLFIADGTSAFDTGDVVTITRASRGGADLPDVTFEVGATNTTGSDDAGETVQDLMDFLDDVFGIDTADPAVTAGVRIEADGRIHIESNIGSGNAARISDANFVVNAETSPTAPFRMERIQEADGESTRTSFVAYDSLGTAIEVDLSLSLVNKDANGTQWRYVATAIDDTDLDSVLGTGLVSFNTEGELLGADNLTIGVDRVQTGAGTPLTFNIAFTDPYGSVTSLVDTTSTIAMTQQDGSPIGTLQDFDIGQDGTIVGVFGNGLLRDLGQIPIATFANNEGLKNGGDSTFIATANSGGPVVVAGGTAQAGILIGRSLELSNVDISREFVDLISASTGFSANSRVISTSDEMINELLSVVR from the coding sequence TCGCCAACGTGAACACCACCGCCTTCAAGCGGAGCCGGGTCACCTTCGAGACGCAGATCAGCCAGACGCTCCGCGGGGCCAGCGCGCCCACCGGGGACCTGGGCGGCACCAACCCGACGCAGGTCGGCCGGGGCGTCCGCGTCGGCGCGATCGAGCAGGACTTCTCGACCGGCAGCGTGCAGCCCACCGGCTCGGCGACCGACGTCGCGATCGAGGGCAACGGCTTCTTCGTGGTCGATCACGGCGGCGAGCAGCTCTACACCCGCAACGGCAACTTCGGCCTCGACCGCGACTACAACCTCGTCACCGCCGACGGGCAGAAGGTGCAGGGCTTCGGCGTCGACGACGACTTCAACGTCGTGGAGGGCGTCCTCCGCGACATCTCCATCCCCACCGGCGTGCTGTCGATCGCGGAACCCACCACGGAGGTGAAGTTCGCGGGGAACCTCAACGCCGGCGGCGACCTCGCCACGCGCGGCGCCATCACCGCCTTCAGCCCGCTGTTCAGCGACGCCGCCGCGACCACGCCCGCGGGCGCGGCCTCGGGGCTCGACGGCCTGTTCATCGCCGATGGCACCTCCGCCTTCGACACCGGCGACGTCGTGACGATCACCCGCGCCAGCCGCGGCGGGGCGGATCTGCCCGACGTGACCTTCGAGGTCGGCGCCACCAACACCACCGGCAGCGACGACGCCGGCGAGACGGTGCAGGACCTGATGGACTTCCTCGACGACGTCTTCGGCATCGACACCGCCGACCCCGCCGTCACCGCCGGGGTGCGGATCGAAGCGGACGGCCGGATCCACATCGAGTCGAACATCGGCAGCGGGAACGCCGCCCGGATCTCCGACGCCAACTTCGTCGTCAACGCCGAGACCAGCCCCACCGCCCCCTTCCGGATGGAGCGCATCCAGGAGGCCGACGGCGAGTCCACCCGCACCTCCTTCGTCGCTTACGACAGCCTCGGCACCGCGATCGAGGTGGACCTGTCGCTCTCGCTCGTGAACAAGGACGCCAACGGCACGCAGTGGCGCTACGTGGCCACCGCGATCGACGACACCGACCTGGACAGCGTGCTCGGCACCGGGCTGGTGAGCTTCAACACCGAGGGCGAGCTGCTCGGGGCGGACAACCTGACGATCGGCGTCGACCGCGTCCAGACCGGCGCCGGCACGCCGCTCACCTTCAACATCGCCTTCACCGATCCGTACGGCTCGGTGACCTCGCTGGTCGACACGACCTCCACCATCGCGATGACCCAGCAGGACGGCTCGCCGATCGGCACGCTGCAGGACTTCGACATCGGCCAGGACGGCACGATCGTCGGGGTCTTCGGCAACGGGCTGCTCCGCGACCTGGGCCAGATCCCGATCGCCACCTTCGCCAACAACGAGGGCCTCAAGAACGGCGGCGACTCCACCTTCATCGCCACCGCCAACAGCGGCGGCCCCGTCGTCGTCGCCGGCGGCACCGCCCAGGCCGGCATCCTCATCGGCCGCTCGCTGGAGCTCTCCAACGTCGACATCTCCCGCGAGTTCGTCGACCTCATCAGCGCCAGCACCGGCTTCAGTGCGAACTCGCGGGTGATCTCCACGAGCGACGAGATGATCAACGAGCTGCTCAGCGTGGTCCGCTGA